One Roseomonas gilardii subsp. gilardii genomic region harbors:
- the bamA gene encoding outer membrane protein assembly factor BamA, which produces MNATRALLLAATCLVPVLASPASAQPQRGRQGAPAAAPRQGTGQGIVSGIDVVGNQRIEADTIRSYMLLQPGDRFDSEQLDRSLRTLFATGLFRDVQVGRQGDRIVVRVQENPIVNRVAFEGNRKISDDQLQPLVSLRPRAVFTPQAAQADRGKILELYARRGRFAATVEPKIIELPQNRVDVVFEIKENDTALIGRINFVGNEAFSDSRLKEIVASREAAWYRPFSSSDSYDPDRLNFDRELLRRYYLRHGYADVQVTAATAELAPDRSGFFVTYTINEGKRYRVSKIDLTSELRNIKPEQLRPEISLSPGDWYDGEAVENAVQAIQDRANELGAPFAEAQPRIQRDREKGTVEITFDVREGERLYVDRIDITGNTRTQDRVIRREFRVAEGDPFNAAQIRRSRQRVRDLGYFNDVNITTSPGSAPDRVVVNTAVSEKATGEISLGGGYSTDAGALADIGLRERNLLGTGIDARINGTIAQRRSSIDASVTDPSFLDRNLAVGADVFYVTRDLRDYSGYEERRYGFALRAGYEFNEFLRQSWTYTLSQRNIFDISNDVTSKYILEQKGKTLLSQVGQTLTWDKRDSRLDPTRGYVLRFGTDFAGLGGDAKYVRWRGDAAVYVPFEKLLGDPKYVLAVSGSAGYLQTWGGGRDLIVDRFFLGGENLRGFEVAGVGPRDRSYVNGVQNDESLGGRFLWTQSTEFRFPLPIPDELGITGRTFVDVGALSQSEKGDGVVDDSSPRVGAGAGISWASPFGLINLDFAAPVVKKSYDKTQVFRFGFGTRF; this is translated from the coding sequence TTGAACGCCACACGCGCCCTGCTTCTCGCTGCTACCTGTCTCGTCCCTGTGCTCGCGAGCCCTGCGAGCGCCCAGCCGCAGCGCGGGCGCCAGGGTGCCCCGGCCGCCGCCCCTCGACAGGGCACGGGGCAGGGCATCGTCAGTGGCATCGATGTCGTCGGAAACCAGCGCATCGAAGCGGACACCATCCGCTCCTACATGCTGCTCCAGCCGGGCGACCGCTTCGATTCGGAGCAGCTCGACCGGTCGCTCCGCACCCTTTTCGCCACCGGCCTGTTCCGTGACGTCCAGGTCGGGCGCCAGGGCGACCGCATCGTGGTGCGGGTGCAGGAGAACCCGATCGTCAACCGCGTGGCCTTCGAGGGCAACCGCAAGATCTCGGACGACCAGCTTCAGCCGCTGGTCTCCCTCCGCCCGCGGGCGGTCTTCACGCCCCAGGCGGCCCAGGCCGACCGGGGAAAGATCCTGGAGCTCTATGCCCGCCGCGGTCGCTTCGCCGCCACGGTGGAGCCGAAGATCATCGAACTGCCGCAGAACCGGGTCGATGTCGTCTTCGAGATCAAGGAGAACGACACCGCGCTGATCGGCCGGATCAACTTTGTCGGCAACGAGGCCTTCTCGGACAGCCGGCTGAAGGAGATCGTGGCCAGCCGCGAGGCCGCCTGGTACCGCCCCTTCAGCTCCTCGGATTCCTACGATCCGGACCGGCTGAACTTCGACCGCGAGTTGCTGCGCCGTTACTACCTCCGCCACGGCTATGCCGATGTGCAGGTGACGGCAGCCACGGCCGAGCTGGCGCCGGACCGTTCCGGCTTCTTCGTCACCTATACGATCAACGAGGGGAAGCGCTACCGCGTCTCCAAGATCGACCTGACCTCGGAGCTGCGCAACATCAAGCCGGAGCAGCTCCGCCCGGAGATCAGCCTTTCCCCCGGCGACTGGTATGACGGGGAAGCGGTGGAGAACGCCGTCCAGGCGATCCAGGACCGCGCCAACGAGCTGGGCGCCCCCTTCGCCGAGGCGCAGCCGCGCATCCAGCGCGACCGGGAAAAGGGCACGGTCGAGATCACCTTCGATGTGCGCGAGGGCGAGCGGCTCTATGTGGACCGCATCGACATTACCGGGAACACGCGCACCCAGGACCGGGTCATCCGCCGCGAGTTCCGCGTCGCCGAGGGCGACCCCTTCAACGCCGCGCAGATCCGCCGCTCCCGCCAGCGCGTCCGCGATCTCGGCTACTTCAACGACGTGAACATCACCACCTCGCCCGGCTCGGCGCCGGACCGGGTGGTCGTCAACACCGCGGTCTCGGAGAAGGCCACGGGCGAGATCAGCCTCGGCGGTGGCTACTCGACGGATGCGGGCGCGCTCGCCGATATCGGCCTGCGCGAGCGCAACCTGCTCGGCACGGGCATCGACGCCCGCATCAACGGCACCATCGCGCAGCGCCGGTCCTCGATCGACGCCTCGGTCACCGATCCGTCCTTCCTGGACCGCAACCTCGCCGTCGGCGCGGACGTCTTCTACGTGACCCGCGACCTGCGCGACTATTCGGGCTACGAGGAGCGCCGCTACGGCTTCGCGTTGCGCGCGGGCTACGAGTTCAACGAGTTCCTGCGCCAGTCCTGGACCTATACCCTGTCGCAGCGAAACATCTTCGACATCAGCAACGACGTCACCAGCAAGTACATCCTGGAGCAGAAGGGCAAGACGCTGCTGTCGCAGGTCGGCCAGACCCTGACCTGGGACAAGCGCGACTCCCGCCTCGACCCGACGCGCGGCTACGTGCTGCGCTTCGGTACGGATTTCGCCGGCCTTGGCGGCGACGCGAAGTATGTCCGCTGGCGCGGCGACGCCGCCGTCTACGTGCCCTTCGAGAAACTGCTAGGCGATCCGAAATACGTCCTCGCGGTCAGCGGCAGCGCCGGCTATCTGCAGACCTGGGGCGGCGGCAGGGATCTGATCGTGGACCGCTTCTTCCTGGGTGGCGAGAACCTGCGCGGCTTCGAGGTGGCGGGCGTCGGCCCGCGCGACCGCTCCTATGTGAACGGCGTGCAGAACGACGAGTCCCTGGGTGGCCGCTTCCTCTGGACCCAGTCCACCGAGTTCCGATTCCCGCTGCCGATCCCGGACGAGCTGGGCATCACCGGCCGCACCTTCGTGGATGTCGGCGCCCTGAGCCAGTCCGAGAAGGGCGATGGGGTTGTGGATGACAGCTCGCCGCGCGTGGGCGCCGGTGCCGGCATCTCCTGGGCCAGCCCCTTCGGCCTGATCAACCTCGACTTCGCCGCGCCCGTGGTGAAGAAGTCCTACGACAAGACGCAGGTGTTCCGCTTCGGCTTCGGCACCCGTTTCTGA
- the rseP gene encoding RIP metalloprotease RseP, whose product MDALLGSGRTILAFVVVLGVLVFIHEAGHYWAARWRGVYVERFSIGFGQALARWTDRRGTEWRIGWLPLGGYVKLHGQEQPGDVDPAVRAAWRAGETFHDKPVRDRAIVVAAGPVANFALAAVLFAGLFMTVGQPVMNANVVGTVVAGSAAERAGLQAGDTILSVDGQPVSRFSDLQSRIEPHPGQAVTLMVRRGVQDMTISATPESRDRDGATVGVLGIAAGAPSFERMNPAAALWGGVANTYEVSKQTLVGVWQMITRQRGTDDLGGPLRIAQISGQAAALGLPSLITFIAVLSVNLGLINLFPIPVLDGGHLVFYAAEAIRGRPLSARAMEYGLRAGLAVLAALFIFSTWNDLSHLGVVRWITGLAG is encoded by the coding sequence TTGGACGCATTGCTGGGCTCTGGCCGGACGATCCTGGCCTTCGTGGTGGTGCTGGGCGTGCTGGTCTTCATCCATGAGGCCGGGCACTACTGGGCTGCGCGCTGGCGCGGGGTCTATGTCGAGCGCTTCTCCATCGGCTTCGGCCAGGCCCTCGCCCGCTGGACCGACCGGCGCGGCACGGAATGGCGCATCGGCTGGCTGCCCCTGGGCGGCTATGTGAAGCTGCATGGGCAGGAGCAGCCGGGGGATGTGGACCCGGCGGTGCGGGCCGCGTGGCGCGCGGGCGAGACCTTCCACGACAAGCCGGTGCGCGACCGGGCCATCGTGGTGGCGGCCGGGCCGGTGGCCAATTTCGCCCTGGCGGCGGTGCTCTTCGCCGGGCTCTTCATGACCGTCGGCCAGCCGGTGATGAACGCCAATGTCGTCGGCACGGTCGTGGCCGGCAGCGCCGCCGAGCGGGCGGGGCTGCAGGCGGGGGACACCATCCTCTCGGTGGATGGCCAGCCGGTCAGCCGCTTCTCCGACCTGCAGAGCCGCATCGAGCCGCATCCGGGGCAGGCGGTCACCCTGATGGTCCGGCGCGGCGTGCAGGACATGACCATTTCCGCCACGCCCGAATCGCGCGACCGCGACGGCGCGACGGTGGGGGTCCTGGGCATTGCCGCGGGGGCGCCGAGCTTCGAGCGGATGAACCCCGCCGCGGCGCTCTGGGGCGGGGTCGCCAATACCTACGAGGTGTCGAAGCAGACCCTGGTGGGGGTCTGGCAGATGATCACCCGCCAGCGCGGGACGGACGATCTCGGCGGCCCGCTGCGGATCGCGCAGATCTCCGGGCAGGCTGCGGCGCTGGGCCTGCCGAGCCTGATCACCTTCATCGCCGTGCTCTCGGTGAATCTGGGGCTGATCAACCTCTTCCCCATCCCGGTCCTGGATGGCGGGCACCTGGTCTTCTACGCGGCCGAGGCGATTCGCGGCCGGCCGCTTTCCGCCAGGGCCATGGAATACGGGCTGCGGGCCGGGCTGGCGGTGCTGGCGGCCCTGTTCATCTTCTCGACCTGGAACGATCTGAGCCATCTGGGCGTTGTCCGATGGATCACAGGTCTGGCTGGATAA
- a CDS encoding phosphatidate cytidylyltransferase — protein MAEAKTEEKRWRDLRKRFLSALVLGPTALLCVWLGAELYTLLIAICIAILTWEWVHLCGMRTRAFPGLGVPIAIFLAGIVAVIGHSALSWVVLVAGFFLAWMGAERSRGRRGVPQQPALSLALGVLYIGIAGLCLIELRHDNEAGRDNILFLLSAVWASDIGAYMAGRIVGGPKLWPQVSPNKTWSGAVGGLLFAMLVGALLTLVLAPGSMARAAAVAAILAVATQAGDLLESAIKRHFKVKDTSSLIPGHGGLLDRLDGLLAAAPVAALLALGVGYGIPLWR, from the coding sequence ATGGCGGAGGCGAAGACCGAGGAGAAGCGCTGGCGCGACCTGCGTAAGCGCTTCCTCTCCGCCCTGGTCCTGGGCCCCACGGCGCTGCTCTGCGTCTGGCTGGGGGCCGAGCTCTACACGCTGCTGATCGCCATCTGCATCGCCATCCTGACCTGGGAATGGGTGCATCTCTGCGGCATGCGGACGCGGGCCTTTCCTGGCCTGGGCGTGCCGATCGCCATCTTCCTCGCCGGCATCGTCGCGGTGATCGGGCATTCGGCCTTGTCCTGGGTGGTGCTGGTCGCGGGCTTCTTCCTGGCCTGGATGGGGGCGGAACGCTCGCGCGGGCGCCGGGGCGTGCCGCAGCAGCCGGCGCTGAGCCTGGCCCTCGGCGTGCTCTATATCGGCATCGCCGGCCTCTGCCTGATCGAACTCCGCCACGACAACGAGGCCGGGCGGGACAACATCCTCTTCCTCCTCTCCGCGGTCTGGGCCAGCGATATCGGGGCCTATATGGCCGGGCGGATCGTCGGGGGGCCGAAGCTCTGGCCACAGGTCTCGCCGAACAAGACCTGGTCCGGGGCCGTCGGCGGCCTGCTTTTCGCCATGCTGGTGGGCGCGCTGCTGACGCTGGTGCTGGCCCCCGGCTCCATGGCGCGGGCCGCGGCGGTGGCGGCGATCCTCGCCGTTGCCACCCAGGCGGGCGACCTGCTGGAAAGCGCGATCAAGCGGCATTTTAAGGTCAAGGACACCTCCAGCCTGATCCCCGGCCATGGCGGCCTGCTGGACCGGCTGGACGGCCTGCTGGCGGCGGCGCCCGTGGCGGCGCTGCTGGCCCTGGGAGTGGGCTACGGGATACCCCTGTGGCGCTGA
- the uppS gene encoding polyprenyl diphosphate synthase produces the protein MNAAPERRPEPASAAMPTHIGIIMDGNGRWAAARGLPRAMGHRAGAEATRRVIEATAQAGIPWLTIFAFSSENWRRPAQEVLELTGLLRHYLRHEVAQLVRDGVRLRVIGDRARFGAETGEAILRAERDTAGGTRLNLNVALSYGSRAEILAAARSVAQAVAEGRLDPEALDEEQFSRHLSTAGMPDPDLIIRTSGEHRLSNFLLWQSAYAELYFTDVLWPDFNAGHLRAALDEFGRRERRYGAVAG, from the coding sequence ATGAATGCGGCGCCCGAACGTCGGCCCGAACCGGCGTCGGCCGCGATGCCGACCCATATCGGCATCATCATGGACGGCAATGGCCGCTGGGCCGCGGCACGGGGCCTGCCCCGCGCCATGGGCCACCGCGCCGGGGCCGAGGCCACCAGGCGGGTCATCGAGGCCACGGCCCAGGCCGGCATACCCTGGCTCACGATCTTCGCCTTCTCCTCGGAGAACTGGCGGCGCCCGGCGCAGGAGGTGCTGGAGCTGACCGGCCTGCTGCGGCACTACCTGCGGCATGAGGTCGCGCAGCTCGTGCGCGATGGCGTGCGGCTGCGGGTGATCGGCGACCGGGCGCGCTTCGGCGCGGAAACCGGGGAGGCCATCCTGCGGGCGGAGCGCGACACCGCCGGCGGCACGCGGCTGAACCTGAACGTGGCGCTGTCCTATGGCAGCCGGGCCGAGATCCTGGCCGCCGCCCGTTCGGTGGCCCAGGCCGTGGCCGAGGGGCGGCTGGACCCGGAGGCACTGGACGAGGAGCAGTTCTCCCGCCACCTCTCCACCGCCGGGATGCCGGACCCGGATCTCATCATCCGCACCTCCGGCGAGCACCGGCTGTCGAACTTCCTGCTGTGGCAGTCGGCCTATGCCGAGCTGTACTTCACCGACGTGCTCTGGCCCGATTTCAACGCGGGCCATCTCCGGGCCGCGCTGGACGAATTCGGGCGGCGGGAGCGCCGCTACGGCGCCGTCGCGGGCTGA
- the frr gene encoding ribosome recycling factor: MAAAPDFTHLKQDLIRRMDGALDTLKKEFSGLRTGRASPALLEPIRVEAYGANQPLSQVANVSVAGPGLLSVQVWDKSVVKAVEVAIRDSNLGLNPQAEGQVIRVPLPPLTQERRNELAKQASRYAEAAKVAVRGVRRDGMETVKGWETKSEISKDDAKRHSDEIQKLTDQAVKRVDEALAEKEKDIKAV; encoded by the coding sequence ATGGCCGCCGCCCCGGATTTCACCCATCTCAAGCAGGACCTCATCCGCCGCATGGATGGGGCCCTCGACACGCTGAAGAAGGAATTCTCCGGCCTGCGCACCGGCCGTGCCAGCCCGGCGCTGCTGGAGCCCATCCGGGTCGAGGCTTATGGCGCGAACCAGCCGCTGAGCCAGGTCGCCAATGTCTCGGTGGCCGGACCCGGCCTGCTCTCGGTGCAGGTCTGGGACAAGTCGGTGGTCAAGGCCGTCGAGGTCGCCATCCGGGACTCCAACCTGGGCCTGAACCCGCAGGCCGAGGGGCAGGTGATCCGCGTGCCGCTGCCGCCGCTGACCCAGGAGCGCCGCAACGAGCTGGCCAAGCAGGCCTCCCGCTATGCCGAGGCCGCCAAGGTGGCGGTGCGCGGCGTGCGCCGGGACGGCATGGAGACGGTGAAGGGCTGGGAGACCAAGTCCGAGATCTCCAAGGACGATGCCAAGCGCCATTCCGACGAGATCCAGAAACTGACCGATCAGGCAGTCAAGCGGGTGGACGAGGCGCTCGCGGAGAAGGAAAAGGATATCAAGGCGGTCTGA
- the pyrH gene encoding UMP kinase, producing the protein MSSPTYKRVLLKVSGEALMGARDYGLDTATLKAIAQDVRDVVALGIEVCLVIGGGNIFRGISGAASGMDRVQADGMGMLATVMNALAMQSALERQGVTTRVQSAIPLQSLCEPFIRRRAIRHMEKGRVVIFAAGTGNPYFTTDTAAALRAAEMSCDALLKGTQVDGIYSADPRKNPQAERYETLTYLDVLARDLAVMDAAAISLARENKLPIVVFNIHEPGAFTAVMKGEGRFTTVVEN; encoded by the coding sequence ATGTCCTCCCCGACCTACAAGCGCGTCCTGCTCAAAGTGTCCGGGGAGGCCCTGATGGGGGCCAGGGATTACGGCCTGGACACCGCGACGCTGAAGGCCATCGCCCAGGACGTGCGGGACGTGGTGGCGCTGGGGATCGAGGTTTGCCTGGTGATCGGCGGCGGCAACATCTTCCGCGGCATCTCCGGCGCCGCCTCGGGCATGGACCGGGTGCAGGCGGACGGGATGGGCATGCTCGCCACCGTCATGAACGCGCTCGCCATGCAGAGCGCTCTGGAGCGGCAGGGCGTCACGACGCGGGTGCAGAGCGCCATTCCCCTGCAGAGCCTGTGCGAGCCCTTCATCCGCCGCCGCGCGATCCGCCACATGGAGAAGGGGCGGGTGGTGATCTTCGCCGCCGGCACCGGCAACCCCTATTTCACCACGGACACCGCCGCCGCCCTGCGCGCCGCGGAGATGAGCTGTGACGCGCTGCTGAAGGGCACGCAGGTGGACGGCATCTATTCCGCCGACCCGCGCAAGAACCCGCAGGCCGAGCGCTACGAAACCCTGACCTATCTGGACGTCCTGGCCCGCGACCTCGCGGTGATGGACGCCGCCGCGATCAGCCTGGCGCGCGAGAACAAGCTGCCGATCGTCGTCTTCAACATCCACGAGCCGGGTGCCTTTACCGCCGTCATGAAGGGCGAAGGGCGATTCACCACGGTCGTCGAGAACTGA
- the tsf gene encoding translation elongation factor Ts: MAEITAALVRDLREKTGAGMMDCKKALVEANGDMEAAIDWLRKKGLSAAAKKSGRVAAEGLVAVASAPLKAAMVEVNAETDFLARNEQFQNFVAQVAEVALEVGEDVEAIKAARYPGGEGTVAEELTRLIATIGENMTIRRARTFSVPQGAVATYMHNAVKPGLGKIGVLVAVEGASEVSALETLGRQVGMHIAATRPDALDVDAVDPAALEREKAVLSEQARASGKPENIIEKMVEGRIRKYYEEVVLLEQVWVHDGESRVRKVVEKAGAKLTGFARFQLGEGIEKQTGDFAAEVAAAAGVGG, from the coding sequence ATGGCCGAGATCACGGCTGCCCTCGTCCGCGACCTTCGCGAGAAGACCGGTGCGGGCATGATGGACTGCAAGAAGGCGCTGGTTGAGGCGAATGGCGACATGGAAGCCGCCATCGACTGGCTGCGCAAGAAGGGCCTTTCCGCCGCCGCCAAGAAGTCCGGCCGCGTGGCCGCCGAGGGCCTGGTCGCCGTGGCTTCCGCGCCGCTGAAGGCCGCCATGGTCGAGGTGAACGCCGAGACCGACTTCCTGGCCCGCAACGAGCAGTTCCAGAACTTCGTCGCCCAGGTGGCCGAGGTCGCCCTGGAAGTCGGCGAGGATGTGGAGGCCATCAAGGCCGCCCGCTATCCCGGCGGCGAGGGCACGGTGGCCGAGGAGCTGACCCGCCTGATCGCCACGATCGGCGAGAACATGACGATCCGCCGCGCCAGGACCTTCTCCGTGCCCCAGGGTGCGGTCGCGACCTACATGCACAACGCGGTGAAGCCGGGCCTGGGCAAGATCGGCGTGCTGGTGGCCGTCGAGGGTGCCTCCGAGGTTTCCGCCCTGGAGACCCTGGGCCGTCAGGTCGGCATGCACATCGCCGCCACCCGCCCGGACGCGCTGGATGTCGACGCGGTCGATCCGGCGGCGCTGGAACGCGAGAAGGCGGTGCTGTCCGAGCAGGCCCGCGCCTCCGGCAAGCCCGAGAACATCATCGAGAAGATGGTCGAGGGCCGCATCCGCAAGTACTACGAGGAAGTGGTGCTGCTGGAGCAGGTCTGGGTGCATGACGGCGAGAGCCGCGTGCGCAAGGTCGTCGAGAAGGCCGGCGCCAAGCTGACGGGTTTCGCCCGCTTCCAGCTTGGCGAGGGCATCGAGAAGCAGACCGGCGACTTCGCCGCCGAGGTCGCCGCCGCGGCCGGCGTGGGCGGCTGA
- the rpsB gene encoding 30S ribosomal protein S2, whose translation MAMPEVSLRGLLEAGVHFGHHTRRWNPRMAPYIFGVRNQVHILDLQQTVPMMERALKAVRDVVAAGGRVLFVGTKKSAAEYVAEAATRCGQYYVNHRWLGGMLTNWKTITGSIKRLKQMEVQLSGDTQGLTKKEVLMLTREKEKLDRALGGIKEMGGLPDIIFVIDTIKEKLAIEEANKLGIPVVAVCDSNADPQGVTYPIPGNDDAIRAINLYCDMVAGAVFDGISAELQASGVDLGAVEELPEEALPEGVLPEELAGDVALEGEVQSSPTSGLPSAEIEAEAKAAEDSRAG comes from the coding sequence ATGGCGATGCCGGAAGTTTCCCTGCGCGGCCTGCTCGAGGCGGGCGTCCACTTCGGCCACCACACGCGGCGCTGGAACCCGCGTATGGCGCCCTACATCTTCGGCGTGCGCAACCAGGTGCATATCCTGGACCTGCAGCAGACCGTGCCGATGATGGAGCGCGCGCTGAAGGCCGTGCGCGACGTGGTCGCCGCCGGCGGCCGCGTGCTCTTCGTGGGCACCAAGAAGTCCGCCGCCGAGTACGTGGCCGAGGCCGCGACCCGCTGTGGCCAGTACTACGTGAACCACCGCTGGCTGGGCGGCATGCTCACCAACTGGAAGACCATCACCGGCTCCATCAAGCGCCTGAAGCAGATGGAAGTGCAGCTCTCCGGCGACACCCAGGGCCTCACCAAGAAGGAGGTCCTGATGCTGACGCGCGAGAAGGAGAAGCTGGACCGCGCCCTGGGTGGCATCAAGGAGATGGGCGGCCTGCCCGACATCATCTTCGTGATCGACACCATCAAGGAGAAGCTGGCTATCGAGGAGGCCAACAAGCTCGGCATCCCGGTCGTGGCCGTCTGCGACAGCAATGCCGATCCGCAGGGCGTGACCTACCCGATCCCGGGCAATGACGACGCCATCCGCGCCATCAACCTGTACTGCGACATGGTCGCCGGCGCCGTCTTCGACGGCATCAGCGCCGAGCTGCAGGCCTCGGGCGTGGACCTGGGCGCGGTCGAGGAACTGCCGGAGGAGGCGCTGCCCGAGGGTGTGCTGCCGGAAGAGCTGGCCGGTGACGTGGCCCTGGAGGGCGAGGTCCAGTCCAGCCCGACCAGCGGCCTGCCCAGCGCCGAGATCGAGGCCGAGGCCAAGGCCGCGGAAGACAGCCGCGCCGGCTGA
- a CDS encoding PhoX family protein: protein MSITVEQPLAAADADLDEIGVNASPEPDLQAVLGRRLARRSFFRSVLGTATVASLGAALPGSRQAMAAGSLPAQGQGKGQGLSSLTFPEIQHGPRPDLAVAEGYEARVLIRWGDKVLPGAPDFDPHRQTAAAQAQQFGYNNDFQAFLPLPRGSAASDHGLLWVNHEYPEAQMMFPGLDAKTMGDTLTREQVDVTMQSIGGSVVELRRQDGAWQVVLGPHNRRITASTPMRISGPAAGDTRLRTGADPEGRSVLGMIGNCAGGVTPWGTILTCEENFDTYFSGDATKGPEAVAWKRMGLNGKSQQGWARFHDRFDLGKEPNEPNRFGWVVEIDPYDPASTPVKRTALGRFKHEAATTALTPEGHVVVYTGDDQRFEYLYRFVSRDRYDPRNREANRDLLDHGTLSVARFGDDGQVEWLPLVFGQGPLTPENGFRNAADVMIDVRRAADLMRATPMDRPEDVEPNPVTGRVYVVLTNNNQRKADQTDKANPRAANLYGQILEMTPPDRNGRPDHGAARFAWEMFIMAGNPEIEEHQASYGSGVSSSGWFACPDNIAFDGQGRLWIATDQGEQQAANGIGDGIWACDTTGRGRAVTRMFFRTPTGAEMCGPAFTPDSRSFFVAVQHPANDDPATTYAAPTTRWPDFRDDMPPRPSVVSIVRKDGGIIGS from the coding sequence ATGTCCATCACCGTGGAGCAGCCGCTCGCCGCGGCGGATGCCGATCTCGACGAGATCGGCGTGAACGCCTCCCCCGAGCCCGACCTCCAGGCCGTGCTGGGGCGCCGCCTGGCGCGCCGCTCCTTCTTCCGGAGCGTGCTGGGCACGGCCACCGTGGCCAGCCTCGGCGCTGCCCTGCCCGGCTCGCGCCAGGCGATGGCCGCGGGCAGCCTTCCGGCCCAGGGGCAGGGGAAGGGCCAGGGCCTGTCCAGCCTGACCTTCCCCGAGATCCAGCACGGGCCGCGCCCCGACCTGGCCGTCGCGGAGGGCTATGAGGCCCGGGTGCTGATCCGCTGGGGCGACAAGGTCCTGCCGGGCGCGCCGGACTTCGACCCGCACCGCCAGACCGCCGCCGCCCAGGCGCAACAGTTCGGCTACAACAACGACTTCCAGGCCTTCCTGCCGCTGCCCCGCGGCTCGGCCGCCTCGGACCACGGGCTGCTCTGGGTGAACCATGAGTATCCCGAGGCGCAGATGATGTTTCCTGGCCTGGACGCGAAGACCATGGGCGACACCCTGACGCGGGAGCAGGTGGACGTCACCATGCAGTCGATCGGCGGCAGCGTGGTCGAGCTCCGGCGGCAGGACGGCGCCTGGCAGGTCGTGCTGGGCCCGCACAACCGGCGCATCACCGCCAGCACCCCGATGCGGATCTCCGGCCCCGCCGCCGGCGACACCCGGCTGCGCACCGGCGCCGACCCGGAAGGCCGCAGCGTCCTCGGCATGATCGGCAACTGCGCCGGCGGGGTCACGCCCTGGGGCACGATCCTGACCTGCGAGGAGAATTTCGACACCTATTTCTCCGGCGACGCCACGAAGGGGCCGGAAGCCGTCGCCTGGAAGCGCATGGGGCTGAACGGCAAGTCGCAGCAGGGCTGGGCGCGCTTCCATGACCGCTTCGACCTGGGCAAGGAGCCGAACGAGCCGAACCGCTTCGGCTGGGTGGTCGAGATCGACCCCTACGATCCGGCTTCCACCCCGGTGAAGCGCACCGCCCTGGGCCGCTTCAAGCACGAGGCCGCCACCACCGCCCTCACCCCGGAAGGCCATGTCGTCGTCTACACGGGCGACGACCAGCGCTTCGAATACCTCTACCGCTTCGTCAGCCGCGACCGCTACGACCCGCGGAACCGCGAGGCGAACCGCGACCTGCTGGATCACGGCACCCTCTCCGTCGCCCGCTTCGGCGATGATGGACAGGTGGAATGGCTGCCGCTGGTCTTCGGCCAGGGCCCCCTCACCCCGGAGAACGGCTTCCGCAACGCCGCCGATGTCATGATCGACGTCCGCCGCGCCGCCGACCTGATGCGGGCGACGCCGATGGACCGGCCGGAGGATGTGGAGCCGAACCCGGTGACCGGGCGGGTCTATGTGGTGCTGACCAATAACAATCAGCGCAAGGCGGACCAGACCGACAAGGCCAATCCCCGCGCCGCGAACCTCTATGGCCAAATCCTGGAGATGACGCCCCCGGACCGCAACGGCAGGCCCGACCACGGCGCCGCCCGCTTCGCCTGGGAGATGTTCATCATGGCCGGCAACCCGGAGATCGAGGAGCACCAGGCCTCCTACGGCTCCGGCGTCTCCTCCTCCGGCTGGTTCGCCTGCCCCGACAACATCGCCTTCGACGGCCAGGGCCGCCTCTGGATCGCCACCGACCAGGGCGAGCAGCAGGCGGCGAACGGCATCGGCGACGGCATCTGGGCCTGCGACACCACCGGGCGCGGCCGTGCCGTCACCCGCATGTTCTTCCGCACCCCCACGGGCGCGGAGATGTGTGGCCCGGCCTTCACGCCCGACAGCCGGAGCTTCTTCGTGGCGGTGCAGCACCCGGCCAATGACGACCCGGCCACGACCTATGCCGCGCCGACCACCCGCTGGCCGGATTTCCGCGACGACATGCCGCCCCGCCCCTCCGTGGTGAGCATCGTCCGCAAGGATGGCGGGATCATCGGGAGCTGA